The proteins below come from a single Candidatus Cloacimonadota bacterium genomic window:
- a CDS encoding NAD(+)/NADH kinase: MKNFGIFFNPKYAHKKTIFDSLKNLYENMDFKYFKLSEQNEFLPDFIKPIETTEKVKLDCILVFGGDGTILRALHFALKSSAPILGINLGKLGFLSEIKVSELEKSIEDLKKNKFKVQSRMLLKASIKRKGKMIFSSLALNDAVVYKGQVPKLIDIRVCSNRRFVVETRCDGIIAATPTGSTAYSLSAGGPILSPVMDAIVIAPLSPHILSVRPMVFSSKDVLSFKVKEIPYETILQLDGQNTHALQTNDEIIITAAHQKVDFIKLSNKTFYQVLRKKLHMGKR, encoded by the coding sequence ATGAAGAATTTCGGTATTTTTTTCAATCCAAAATATGCACATAAGAAAACGATATTTGATTCTCTAAAAAATCTTTATGAGAATATGGATTTCAAGTATTTTAAATTATCGGAACAGAATGAATTTTTACCGGATTTTATAAAGCCCATCGAGACAACAGAAAAGGTAAAATTAGATTGCATCCTGGTTTTCGGAGGAGATGGAACGATTTTACGAGCCTTACATTTTGCCTTGAAATCAAGTGCTCCGATCTTGGGAATCAATTTAGGGAAGCTTGGATTTTTATCAGAGATCAAGGTTTCGGAATTGGAAAAATCGATCGAGGATCTGAAAAAAAACAAGTTCAAAGTACAATCCCGGATGCTGCTCAAAGCAAGCATCAAAAGAAAAGGAAAGATGATCTTCTCATCTCTGGCTCTCAACGATGCGGTTGTTTATAAAGGACAGGTACCGAAATTGATAGATATTCGCGTATGCAGTAATCGTCGATTTGTCGTCGAAACCCGGTGTGATGGAATCATTGCCGCCACTCCCACCGGTTCGACCGCCTATTCTCTTTCCGCAGGTGGACCGATCCTTTCTCCAGTTATGGATGCGATCGTAATTGCACCTTTGAGTCCGCATATTCTGTCCGTTCGTCCGATGGTTTTTTCTTCAAAGGATGTTTTGAGTTTCAAGGTTAAGGAAATTCCTTATGAGACGATCCTGCAGCTTGACGGTCAAAACACCCACGCTCTTCAAACCAATGATGAGATAATCATCACGGCAGCTCACCAAAAAGTAGATTTCATAAAATTATCAAATAAGACTTTTTATCAGGTATTGCGTAAAAAACTTCACATGGGAAAAAGATGA
- the rsgA gene encoding ribosome small subunit-dependent GTPase A, whose protein sequence is MSKKKDKKKFLRQNIKLQNIEIGDINTFEEDEVIEEKRAEKKIPQKAETSDKSGLKLTEGRVLEVKTNYRCVVNIDEKELVCTLGGRLKQLNFETRSLVAVGDFVRVDLSENPRIEEILPRKNSLSRFSETSFQIEIIIATNLDQLVIVSSILEPEIKFGLIDRYICAAGIYEITPIICINKIDLARNRDDINNQVRFYQKNGYQIIYTSAKTGEGLENLIQILKDKETVFSGHSGTGKSSLINKIQPGLNLKVMDVSDYSKKGVHTTSSSRLISWDFGGYLVDTPGIKTFGLHRKNKDNIPLIFPGFAELAGNCKYNNCSHSHEHGCAVKKAVEEGFFPRERYSSYLRIWESL, encoded by the coding sequence ATGAGCAAAAAAAAAGATAAGAAGAAATTTCTCCGCCAAAATATCAAACTGCAAAATATTGAAATTGGTGATATAAATACATTTGAAGAAGATGAAGTTATAGAAGAAAAAAGGGCTGAAAAGAAAATACCACAAAAAGCAGAAACATCAGATAAATCAGGACTGAAACTTACGGAAGGAAGAGTTTTAGAAGTTAAGACAAACTACAGATGCGTTGTGAATATTGACGAGAAGGAGTTGGTTTGTACTCTAGGCGGACGACTAAAGCAATTGAATTTTGAGACCAGATCGCTGGTTGCTGTCGGTGATTTTGTTCGTGTCGATCTTTCGGAAAATCCAAGAATCGAAGAGATCCTTCCCCGCAAAAATTCACTCTCCCGATTTTCTGAAACCTCCTTCCAAATTGAAATAATAATAGCAACCAATCTTGATCAATTGGTCATTGTTTCTTCCATATTAGAACCGGAAATAAAATTCGGTCTAATCGACAGGTATATTTGTGCTGCGGGAATTTATGAGATAACTCCGATCATTTGTATCAACAAGATTGACCTTGCACGAAATAGAGACGATATTAATAATCAAGTTAGATTTTATCAAAAGAACGGTTATCAGATAATTTATACATCTGCAAAAACAGGAGAAGGTCTGGAAAATCTAATCCAAATCCTGAAAGATAAAGAAACTGTTTTTTCCGGACATTCCGGAACCGGAAAATCTTCATTGATCAATAAAATCCAACCGGGATTGAACCTGAAAGTTATGGATGTTAGTGATTACAGCAAAAAAGGAGTTCACACTACTTCGAGCAGCAGATTAATTTCCTGGGATTTTGGGGGGTATCTGGTCGATACACCAGGTATCAAAACTTTTGGCTTGCACCGGAAAAATAAAGATAATATTCCCTTGATTTTTCCTGGTTTTGCAGAGTTGGCGGGTAATTGTAAATATAATAATTGTTCACATTCACATGAGCATGGTTGTGCTGTTAAAAAAGCAGTGGAGGAAGGTTTTTTCCCAAGAGAAAGATATAGTTCATATTTGAGGATTTGGGAATCGTTGTAG
- a CDS encoding DUF116 domain-containing protein, producing MDFEINTKGKNLFLSLSTISLILMMIVTTILWWFVAPRLEDIHEFLRPFSLTLLRIFYFIVILGITLVYLTSYTKRNFLIFPFAVRISIQFLFPITILLGKTVGITKDKVRESYVHVNNSFIKVIRKKFKNSEVLILLPHCLQNTDCGIRITVDINKCVECGKCDIGDLTKLAVRYKVPIAIATGGTLARRIIVENRPKFIIAVACERDLVDGLHDVFPIPVYGVLNERPEGPCVNTRVAVKKIEKALESIIK from the coding sequence ATGGATTTTGAGATAAACACAAAAGGGAAAAACCTTTTTTTATCTTTATCGACGATCAGCTTGATCCTGATGATGATCGTCACCACTATTTTATGGTGGTTTGTTGCTCCCCGCTTGGAAGATATTCATGAATTTTTAAGACCTTTTTCTTTAACGCTTTTACGGATTTTCTATTTTATTGTGATTCTCGGAATAACCCTTGTTTATCTAACTTCCTACACGAAAAGAAATTTCCTGATCTTTCCTTTTGCAGTGCGGATTTCTATCCAATTCTTGTTTCCGATAACAATTTTATTGGGAAAAACGGTTGGCATCACAAAAGACAAAGTCCGTGAATCTTATGTTCATGTGAATAATTCATTCATCAAGGTCATCAGGAAGAAATTCAAAAATTCCGAGGTTTTGATATTATTACCGCACTGTTTGCAAAATACTGACTGTGGAATTCGCATAACAGTAGATATTAATAAATGTGTAGAATGCGGAAAATGCGATATTGGAGATCTGACAAAATTAGCGGTAAGATATAAAGTTCCGATAGCGATTGCTACCGGTGGAACTCTTGCCAGGAGAATTATCGTCGAGAACCGTCCTAAATTTATCATTGCAGTTGCTTGCGAGAGAGACCTGGTCGATGGTCTGCACGATGTTTTTCCAATTCCGGTTTACGGAGTTTTGAATGAAAGACCGGAAGGTCCGTGCGTCAACACACGAGTTGCAGTGAAAAAAATAGAAAAAGCATTAGAAAGTATTATTAAATGA
- a CDS encoding methionyl-tRNA formyltransferase, with protein MLNNIIFMGTPEFAVPTLELLSKTKYKPILCITQPDRPKGRKKRLLPPAIKIKALELNIPLIQPENINSRESIAEIQKTNPDIIVTVAYGGYLKREIRRLPEFGCINLHPSLLPKYRGSAPVNYALFNNEKFTGNTIFKIFAEMDAGPIIYQRKIRIKENECFSELTDRLSKMGAEDVLKVLEKIENNDYELIKQDDSKATFSRKIEKQDLLLDWSLSSEKIRNRVRGLAERPGVVASFRSKRIKIIETEIMQNESISKPGTVIDIIKNAGIVVATVDSDLLLKKVQPEGKKIMNAYAFYIGALIRTGEKFTNGF; from the coding sequence ATGTTAAACAATATCATCTTTATGGGAACACCGGAATTTGCTGTTCCCACTCTCGAACTTCTAAGCAAAACAAAATATAAACCGATTCTTTGTATTACCCAACCCGATAGACCAAAAGGTAGAAAAAAGAGATTATTACCTCCCGCCATAAAGATCAAAGCTCTTGAGCTGAACATACCATTGATCCAACCCGAGAATATAAATTCTCGGGAATCTATTGCGGAGATACAGAAAACAAATCCGGATATAATCGTCACGGTTGCTTACGGAGGATATTTGAAAAGAGAGATAAGGAGACTTCCAGAATTCGGTTGCATCAATCTACATCCTTCTCTTTTACCGAAATATCGCGGTTCTGCTCCTGTAAACTATGCTCTTTTCAACAATGAAAAATTTACCGGAAATACGATTTTCAAAATATTTGCTGAAATGGATGCAGGACCGATAATTTATCAAAGAAAAATCAGAATAAAAGAGAATGAATGTTTTTCAGAACTTACAGACAGGCTTTCCAAAATGGGGGCGGAAGATGTCTTGAAAGTATTGGAGAAAATAGAAAATAACGATTATGAACTGATAAAACAGGATGATTCCAAAGCAACATTCAGCCGCAAAATTGAAAAGCAGGATTTATTGTTAGATTGGTCTTTGTCTTCAGAGAAAATAAGAAACCGGGTAAGAGGTTTGGCAGAACGACCGGGAGTTGTTGCTTCTTTCCGCAGTAAAAGAATAAAAATAATTGAAACCGAAATAATGCAAAATGAATCAATTTCCAAACCCGGAACAGTTATCGATATCATAAAAAATGCAGGAATTGTGGTCGCTACTGTCGATAGTGACCTTTTATTGAAAAAAGTTCAACCGGAAGGAAAGAAGATCATGAATGCTTATGCATTTTATATTGGAGCATTGATCAGAACCGGAGAAAAATTCACCAATGGATTTTGA
- the def gene encoding peptide deformylase: MDKQKAKILSVRIYGDETLRKVSGSVEDITDEIRQFINDLIKTMYEKDGIGLAAPQVGKSLRIFVVDPYWFREGNKKKPFVFINPEFVEFEGMQVNEEGCLSLPGIFEKVNRAERVVMNALNEKGEEIQLETDGLFSRALQHENDHLEGILFVDKIPRMRKIFIKKKLRELESTTDENGVNIREK; this comes from the coding sequence ATGGATAAACAAAAAGCTAAAATTCTTTCGGTCAGGATTTACGGAGATGAAACTTTACGAAAAGTATCAGGATCTGTTGAAGATATAACAGATGAAATCCGTCAATTCATCAATGATTTGATAAAGACAATGTATGAAAAAGATGGGATTGGATTAGCAGCTCCGCAGGTTGGAAAATCTCTGCGTATCTTTGTTGTAGATCCCTACTGGTTCAGGGAAGGAAACAAAAAAAAGCCGTTTGTCTTTATTAATCCGGAATTTGTTGAATTTGAAGGAATGCAGGTGAACGAGGAAGGATGTTTAAGTTTACCGGGGATTTTCGAGAAAGTAAATCGGGCTGAAAGAGTTGTGATGAATGCTTTAAATGAGAAAGGTGAAGAAATACAATTGGAAACAGATGGTTTATTCTCCCGAGCTTTGCAGCACGAAAACGATCATCTTGAAGGAATTCTCTTTGTAGATAAAATTCCCAGAATGAGAAAGATATTTATTAAAAAGAAATTAAGAGAATTAGAAAGCACCACAGATGAAAATGGAGTCAACATCAGGGAAAAATGA
- the yajC gene encoding preprotein translocase subunit YajC, whose product MYNVLLEATPSQGGGMQMIIMFGLMFAIIYFLIIRPQKKKQKEHQAMLDSLKVHDNVITSGGIFGKVVNFKKEKTIVVIRVDETTNTKIEVQRAAIAGIISEATPQTNTTK is encoded by the coding sequence ATGTATAATGTGTTATTAGAAGCGACACCATCACAAGGTGGCGGAATGCAGATGATCATCATGTTCGGTTTGATGTTTGCCATCATTTATTTTTTGATCATCCGACCGCAGAAAAAAAAGCAGAAAGAGCACCAAGCCATGCTGGATAGTCTGAAAGTTCATGACAATGTGATCACCAGCGGTGGTATTTTCGGAAAAGTTGTAAATTTCAAGAAAGAAAAGACGATCGTTGTGATCCGAGTAGATGAAACAACAAACACAAAAATTGAGGTTCAGAGAGCTGCAATAGCCGGAATTATCAGCGAGGCAACTCCGCAGACAAATACGACGAAATAA